The sequence ATCGCAGAAAAGTGGAGTTAATGCCCAAATAAGCCACATGTTGCTAGAATTACGTGCGACACTTTGACAAATTCCTTAGAGAAGTCAGTGTAAACGCAATCAAGTTGAAGTCCGTTAGAAAACGATGACATACAGAATCCGCTAAAAGCTGCAATATTAGTAACTGTAGAACGGCCAGTTGGTTTTGGTTAATTAAAGTTTTAACCGCAAAATAAAGTTGTCCTTTGTAATGCATTCAAACAGTTTAGAGATGATTGATAGCTTGGAAATTAGCCCATAATTACGAACATCATTTTTCtaccacttaaaaaaaataggtttaatggttgtaaattttccttcatttaaaaaagtttttttcttccttgtcactcctctcgggagcatagggtctcgacaagactcgtcttgcgttggtttcgttaatctatttgatttctgacagggtaggtgattagccgccgctaccagttctaaatagtgggaatgcccatctgtcgttgcttaggaacaacgccttcttactgctcggagcgccatctgtgtttcacatttttctgccagaaggatcgcacagatggttgaggatttcgctaaatttggtgtgtctgcgctattaccgcgattgcccgcttcctcttgctggcgccactgatgcaatatgTAACTGGGcctgtttgttgttgcttgttttagcagccacaatgctaACTATTGTGCGAGCGTAAGGATTGAAAGGccaccgtagctgaatgggttggtgcgtgactaccattcggaattcacagagagaacgtagattcgaatctcggtgaaacaccaaaaattaagaaaaacatttttctaatagcggtcgccccttggcaggcaatggcaaacttccgagtctatttctgccatgaaaaagctcctcataaaaatatttgccgttcggagtcggcttgaaactgtaggtccctccatttgtgggacaacatcaaaacacacatcaccaataggaggaggagctcggccaatcacccaaaatgggtgtacgccccaattatatatatatatatatataaggatggaaaagataagtttttgggtttgaggaatgagcCTCAgagtaagtgcactagcctgcacCTCCACCATCCTAGAGGTTGTgagttcgaatcccacgtaatgCACGGTCCTCgtttccatttaaaaaattgcCAGTAGATaaagatttgttaaaaataatctgAAGAGGAATTGTCAACGCTGGAGAATTCTTAAGTAAAATAGCTGAAAAACCATCAGCATCTGTATGTGACGAAGGTTTGAGAGAAAGCATCCCCTTGAAAATGTCATCAGATGAAAATTAATACTTTGTTGGATAGCTACGATGTTGTAGGACTTCACTCAGTCTATTTAACATTAAGTTTACTAATTTCTCTACTTCTCAGTAGTAATACTCGCCGATTCTGTCCGCATAATACTTCGCATATCCGTTTTACTTCCCACATATGCTAAATAGGAATGAGATCCGACGATTATGGGGTATTTCGAGCTGTTTTTAAGTGTTGTATTAGAGCCAAAGCTTAAGCCAAAATTTTTGACATTCagtttcaaatttctttttaaatgttcaaatACTTCTATTTATCCGTCGTTGATTCAATAAATTCTAACCGGCCCATACCACTTGcggctaaaaaataatatgtctGTATAATcagtttttccattttcgcaaaataaaatgaaatatagaaCTCTTCGGAAAAAAAAAGTATCTGCATCAAATAAGGTATGAGTGACTATATGTTACAACTTCTACCACACTGACTGTTTTTGACTACTGGAACACTTTGAATGAATGGCacctatatacaaggtgaagtccaaaataaacaaattgggctaaaataaaaacgacaggagctttgttctgataacttcgagtttatttatattaggTATTCAAAATAGTGCccaaagagtgtttcaggtcattgaccggaatgtccttcaggatgtcggtacaagccttttggattttTGTATGGCCTCTACGGATGCAAAACGTTAccctttcatgaccaaatgcaaCTCTCCGactaggtagaagtcacaggaagccatatgaggcgaatacggtgagtgattgatgattaaaatgcgatttctagtcaaaaaatcagccacaagagtggatcgatgagatgatgCATTATCCTGACATAAACGCCAGCGTCCTCCTTTgcagtattcagggcgaattggacgaatgcgatgcaacaaacgctacaaaacgccaagatagaaaatttcattggaGGTTTGGCGAActgcttgtggacaattcccctggaatcgtaaaaacaaatgagcatcgatttgatttttgacttctccaaacgtgattttttgggtggtggcaagtctggggccttccattgggcactttgacgcttagtttcaggtgcatcttggaaacaccacgttccATCAGCAGTTGcattgttgtaaaggaagttttcgcctttttaatgaggtctttcaaatgttgaattctgagaaatttttggtcctcagccaacttgtgcggaatgaaacgtgcacagaccttttgtatttggaatcaagtaaaatgcgataaatcgatgtttaagagatattcaactccgattccataaaCTTCAGATTCAGAGTTTTCGGTgactactgattttgggcgtcccgtatgttcattgtcatttatgtcctcacaaacatctctgaaacgtgcaaaccactcatgaactctggcacgagatagacaatcatcgccataaactttttttcattaattcaaatgtttcggtaaaagttttaccgattttaaaacaaaatttaatattagctctttgttcgaaactcgaaaatttttgtacCAATGACACAAATATACTGACAATTTAGActcaataacttcgcttccactgaaccgaatgtcaccaagctttcactggaagtcataaaaataaaatatgctatttttctttcctttatCAAAAAACCTAATGAGAgataatttaaagaattttcatAGCTAACTGAATCGCAAACCCTTGTGCTGCTTTGAAAGTTGGTATTATCTCTAATGAAGCACCATTTAATGCGTTAACTATTCAATAAATCAATGATTCACTTCCACAATGAACTAAAGTTATCTATtggcataaatacatacatatatacgtatgtatggctATGTATACGCACTTATACGAGTAGACTTAATACGCACATGCAGATGCGGGCGTAGTAATTACAAATCTACCTAAACTTTGTACTGTACTTGGCTTAACTGAAATACTaacaaaactgttttttttttgtttaataaatgtgttgccgttattaaaagacaaattgaaaaatattgcaccTATTGGGTGCACGTATATAGAGTGACCAGAAAGCAATGATAGGTTTTCCAATTCTTATGTTCCAGCAGCTGTCAAAGTTATTAGTGGCATTCAGGTATTAAAATATTCAGTAAggtttgttgaaaaaatattattaaaattccgACTCAGTTGCAAATACGAAAGTCCGAAttttggccataacattaattTCTCAAACGTTGCCTATTTTCGGCTGAGCGGCCAATTATATTGCAGCGCATGCATCTCcgaaaatttactattttatgatatgGCCCTTATTTCtctcgaaatgaggaaggataCATCGCTACCGACAACGGTCTTCGGTATAGTCGGTATTAACCGACTTTTTGTGGTCACAGCTCGACAACATCAGTATATCTGAGCTTTAGTTGCgacaagatggcgctacatgCCAGCGCTCAAAGTTGTGATAGAAAAATTTGGCGATCATGCGATTTGGCACACGTCGCTTATTTTCTTTGGCGCTCAAATCCTAGTGGTGTGTTCACAGAGCACGTTCTTCGTTCTCCCATTCGTAATGCGCACTCTCATTCGTAATTAACTTCGAATTACTTAATTTGTCATACGCAGTTTTGAGAGCGAATTACCTCATTAGTAAGTAATTCAggccgcggccgccgtagccgaatgagttggtgcgtgactaacattcggaattcagagagagaacgtaggttcgaatctcggtgaaacaccaaaattaagaaaaacattttcctaataacggttgcccctcggcaggcaatgacaaacctccgagtgtatttctgaaaaGGCTCCTCAAGGCTCttcattaaaaagctcctcataaaaatatctgccgttcggagtcggcttgaaactgtagatccctccatttgtggaacaacaacaagacacacaccacaaataggaggaggagctcggccaaacacctaaaaagggtgtacgcgccaattatatatatatataagtaattcAGGTCGTtttcgattcgccacttctctgctcgctatacTTCGGCTCTGCTCGatggacgaaaaatttgcatacgaaagcaacaacaacgaccacaaagttatcgagcagaAATCACTACTAGCGAGTATGATTATGCCCCATAAAActctattttcaatgctgccaactctctTTTCTTATATTAGGCAAGCTTAATTGGGCTGTGTTCAGACACGACAATTTTTGTTGTAACGGGTCGTAACTTTTGGTAGAGAGTCGACGGGTAGGGGAGAGGGCACCGAGTTGCTCATTGCTCGGCAACATGCTTTGTGTTCTCGTTATTCTCAATGTTGTTGTCGATTGCAGACTAAACACAAAATCAAATGGAAGCAACTCGATTAGACGTGTCTGGACGCTGTTTTCctaatactcattaagtgcttccaaCCAAATGccatttttggcagctcttttccagTGCTGCCAACGCATGCTTATTTATGCCAGTTGCTTCTCGCTAACGGATGGAAAATCGAAGAGGGTTTCAATCGGAATTATCTTATGAATTACGAACTAATAATTGCCTCTATAATTTTAAACGGAAATTTGTCGTTGTTACTCATCAAGTCAAAACGAAATAGTAAACCAAAAGAAAGAATGATAGTAAATAATTAccagaaaaagtatattttacatcaatgaaagcaaaaaaaaagagaatttgGAAAACGATTATTATATCGAGAAGGAGTGGAGGAGACCACCTCTATGAGAAGCAGTTCCAGTTTATCATTAAACTCTGAAAGTTTAACCTGGAAGAAAGTTAGAtctttaaaaagtttatttggacttttgaatattttaatataatatggcGAGTTGTTTAGAAAGCAAGTTACGTGTggtgggaaaataataaaaatccaaCTACTTCAGACGAGCTAGAGGCCAACATTCAATATACTGTTGCCAATTCCAATTATTTACTTCTGGATCATAAATGAATAATTATAGTTAtagagtatgtatatatacatacatacatacttgctaTTTTTGACAAATGGTAGTACTTACATTTTTATGCCgcatccgaacggcagatggattcgatgaggaactttttcatggcattgctattgcctgccgaggggcgatcgctattcgaaaaaaaaatgttctgtcATTTGATGCCTAATGCCCGGGGTTAGTTACATAATTATAAGCACCCAATATTCAGCAGCTGATGATCTAATTTTGGTTATATTAAGTTCAAAAAAACTTCCTTCATCACTCACTTAGAAGTTTTCTGGGAGTAAAAAAATGCACTTTAAAAAtgaaagttgttcaaaaacagAGGTTCAAATATCCTAGCTTTTTTTGGCTTGTGCATTGATGAAATGAAAAGAGCCCCAGTGATCCCTAAAAGTCCGGTTGTTCCTCTAGGCATGTATGCTGTAACTAATGTCACAAatccatataattttttttcggtgaAGCAGATTTCGAGATACCGATCGGTTTTGGATTAAGGAAATATAAGGAAGGTCATAAAATCTTCTAATACCTacattttcgtgcttaactgccaatccgtaattaaaaagcgagttttttcatacaaaatttctctcagaTTTTGAGGTTATAAAATAATTCTATAATCTAATTTTCTGTGtaatatatcattatttttacgagtgtaaagaaaaacgccaAAGTaagaactaaataaaatggataccggcaaagaaaacaggtttgtagacataattctaataaaagtgttgttaggtattattaagtattttagtatataacaaaaaaagaagcgtgtgtccataaatgtgtgccctcttattacttattataaaatataatatttaaattcgcAAGCGGATTGCTGCtataatttttagaaacgtcgtttacggatttcctccatctgtttattattagcagccaattgcgcaaataaattagctattccttctcctcgtcttttcttcatatcgttaataataattaaacaaaccaaaaataccgaaatattccaccaaaataatttctatgaagaaaaacctttcacaacaatattgacagctgattgtcaattttgcaggtaatctgccgtAAGTGAACGGacagattaatttggtggatttattggtaattaatgcatatgtgaacgtacttttaggctttgtttgctCTCAAGAATCTACTAACGATATTGAATTATAGCGAGCTCGGTGTGAAGTCCTCTTTTGCAACTTTGTATATTATTCACAATGGTTTTCTAGGTCGTTGGCAATGCGCTGAAATCGTGTCGAACGTCAAACGCGCTGAATAGCTGAATGTCAAACgacaagtgacagctgtcagcTGTCCTTTCCTTTCTTTCCGGTGACTGCTACACAAAAGACGCTAAAGtatgtaaaatttgtaaaatttaatcgTGTAAAATCTATCTAATCGTTTTGGCAATGAGTGCAATTAACTTAAAAGTGGTTGtgaaatttatttgcatattaaaGAGATATGCAGATTAGAGTgttcaaaatatattaactgCCTTTTATCATTCATGTTCTCATCGGCAAAACGAATAACTAAAACTCAACCCATAGATTTTGGAATTGAAATAGTATTGTATACTTCATTGTTTCTCTTTGTGTACGTTTCAGGATGTTTATGCCAAAAGCTCATCGTGTCGCTATCTATGAGTACCTCTTCAAAGAGGGAGTCATCGTTGCCAAAAAGGATTTCCACGCTCCCAAGCACCCCGAGCTGGAGACTATTCCCAACTTGCATGTAATCAAAACATTGCAGTCATTACACTCACGCGGCCTGGTAAAGGAACAGTTCGCATGGAGACATTATTACTGGTACTTGACCAACGAAGGTATTGAGTACCTCCGCAGCTACCTGCATTTGCCTCCAGAAATTGTGCCGGCTACATTGAAACGCCCAGCTCGCTCAGAGACAATGCGTCCACGCCCAGCGGCGTCTACTCGCACTGGCGACTCTTCCAAGACCGGTGAGGACCGTACAGCGTACAGACGTGCGCCCGGTGGACCCGACAAGAAAGGTGATGCTGGTCCAGGTGCTGCCGATGTTGATTTCCGTGGTGGTTTCGGTCGTGGCGCACGCCCTCAATAATTTAGTTGTAAAACGATGTTACAGAtggaagtttttattttaaagtaaataaaaaaaaaaaacaatcacggaaaaaagggtttttttttttgttaaaatatagtAGTGAACGAGTTTTTGTGCGATTGATATTCAGCTTCGAATGTTTACTCGTACATTTGGACACCGTgcacattttgagaaaaaagattAAACAAAGTATGCAGCCATTTAAGAGAATGAAGAGCAAATCAAAAATGTGCATGATGGGCTACATCATCTACATACAGTTTGGCGCGCAATGTGACGAAGGTATCATATATTGTTTGTGAAATTGTGCACAAGTTTTATCAAGGGCGATAATGCAAATTCAATTACCTCACGACTAAGAGTCTTCTAAAaactagaaattattttttgaagtgtaaaCAAACGCTActcatttacacatttttttagatcTCGGGAGGGGGGGGAAATAATTATAGACTATGGCTGTAGTACCGATATTGAAATTTCACTTC comes from Anastrepha ludens isolate Willacy chromosome 3, idAnaLude1.1, whole genome shotgun sequence and encodes:
- the LOC128858203 gene encoding 40S ribosomal protein S10b — encoded protein: MFMPKAHRVAIYEYLFKEGVIVAKKDFHAPKHPELETIPNLHVIKTLQSLHSRGLVKEQFAWRHYYWYLTNEGIEYLRSYLHLPPEIVPATLKRPARSETMRPRPAASTRTGDSSKTGEDRTAYRRAPGGPDKKGDAGPGAADVDFRGGFGRGARPQ